The following DNA comes from Polynucleobacter sp. MG-6-Vaara-E2.
CTGCATACCGTTTGAATATTCGTGTGGGCTTTCGTGCTTATGACGTTGCAGGAGCAGAAGTTATCCCTGATAGTGAAATCTACATGACTCGCGATATGGACTTCTCCAACACAACCGTGTTGGCAACAGATGTTCAGCAACAGCAATTTCTGTCTTTGATGCGTAAGGATCTGGCGATTCAAATATTACGCCGCGTTTCTGCTGCAGCCAAAGCACCTCGAACTAAATCCTTCTAAAGATAGATAAAGACTCGCATGGTCAAAGTTGATGCCCTGCAAGTGCACCTCAAATCCTTGAGTTCTGGAGGTGCAATGCTTCCCCTCTATGTCTTTAGTGGTGACGAGCCATTGTTGATGATGGAGGCGATGGATCAATTACGTATTGCTGCTAAGAAGCTTGGTTTTACTGAGCGCGAGGTCATGTTGCAAGAACGGGGATTTGATTGGAGCGCTCTGATGAGTGCCGGTCAAACAATGTCTTTGTTTGGGGATAAGCGTTGGGTGGAGTTGCGTATCCCAACTGGCAAGCCAGGCCGCGATGGTGCTGATGCTTTGAAACAGTTTGCCGCGCAAATAGAGTCGCAAGTAAGCGCAGCAGATGGTCCAGATACTGTGGTGTGCATTGTGCTGCCAAGATTAGATAGCAAAACCAAGACTTCTGCTTGGTTTAGCGCGTTGGATGATGTTGGTATGGCAATTCAAATTGATTCTTTAGATCGCAGTCATTTACCAAGATGGATTGCAAGCCGATTGAGGTTGCAGAATCAAGAAGTCGAGGGCGGCCCTGAAGGTCAACGTGCACTAGAGTTCATTGCAGATCAGGTGGAGGGAAACCTTATTGCTGCTCATCAAGAGATTCTGAAGTTGGGTTTGCTTTACCCCACAGGCGTTTTAACTGAAGAGCAGATACGGTCGTCAATTTTAAAAGTAGCTCGTTATAACGTATTTGAATTAACTGAAGCGATGCTTGCAGGCGATTTACCTCGGCTTAATCGGATGTTGGATGGCCTAAAAGGCGAAGGTGAGCCTTTGGTTTTGATTCTATGGAGCGTGACTGAAGAGCTTAGGCTACTATCTAAATTAAAGGTAGCCAGCGATGCGGGGGAGTCAGTCCAGCAGCTCATACGGGTGAATCGAATCTGGGGAAATAAAGAGCGCCTATACCCAGCCGCATTAAGAAGGGTGCAGCCACTGAAGTTGCGCAGAGCGATGCAGGTTGCTGCTGGGCTTGATCGGCAGGTGAAAGGGCTTTCTGCCCCAGAATTGCCGGCCGATCCTTGGGATGGTCTGCGTTTAGTTGGAAACTTATTACGGTAATCTAGAGAGTAAGGTAAATGGGTACAGAGATCCAAGAATTGATGCAGGACATTGGCAAGCGAGCACGCAGTGCATCGCGTGCGATGACTCGTGCGTCAAGCGAACATAAGAATCAAGCTCTATTGCATATCGCCAAGTTAGTTCGTCAAAAAGCAGGTGAGATTCAAAGGGTCAATCAAGTAGACGTTGATCGTGCAAAAGCAAATGGTCAGGATGCTGCATTTGTTGATCGCTTAACAATGACCTCTAAGACTATTGAAAAGATGGCCTTAGGTCTAGAGCAGATTGTTTCTCTAGAAGACCCTATTGGGAAAATGACTGCATTGAAAAAGCAAGCCTCTGGTATTGAGCTTGGACAAATGCGTGTGCCACTCGGAGTAATTGGCATCATTTATGAGTCACGCCCTAACGTCACAATTGATGCCGCAGCACTTTGCTTAAAGTCGGGTAACGCAGTGATCCTGCGCGGTGGCTCTGAGGCAATTGATTCCAATACCTTGCTTGCTCAGATTATTCAAGAGGGGCTTGCTGCTGCGGGACTACCTAAGGATGCTGTGCAAGTTGTCACTACGATCGATCGAGCTGCCGTTGGTGAAATGATCACCATGACGCAATATATTGATGTGATAGTTCCACGCGGAGGCAAGAGTCTCATTGCCCGCTTGATGGCTGAAGCACGCGTTCCAATGATCAAGCATTTGGATGGTATTTGTCATACCTATATCGATGCTGATGCCGACGTGGCAATGGCAGTGAAGGTTTGCGATAACGCAAAGACACAGCGCTATGCGCCTTGTAACGCCATGGAAACCTTGCTGGTTAATAAGAATATTGCCGCTAAAGTTTTGCCTGATCTTTGCAAGATTTACCAAGATAAAGGCGTTGAGTTGCGTGTCGATGCTTTAACTCGGTCGACACTTGAGGCTAGTGGTTTTAAAAACTTAGTCGATGCTTCAGAAGAAGATTGGGAAACAGAATATTTGGCTCCAATTTTATCGATCAGGACGGTAGCAGACATTGATGAGGCCATGAACCATATCGAGCGCTATGGCAGTAAACATACTGACGCCATTATTACTACCAACAAAGCAAATGCAGATCGCTTTTTACGTGAAGTTGATAGCGCCAGTGTGATGGTCAATGCGAGCACCCGTTTTGCTGATGGCTTTGAGTATGGTCTTGGCGCCGAGATTGGTATTTCAAATGACAAACTCCATGCTCGCGGTCCCGTAGGCTTAGATGGCTTAACTTCCCTGAAGTATGTCGTTCTGGGCCACGGCGAGATACGTACTTAATTGAATTGAATAAAACATGATGAATGCCTACCTCTGGGTAAAAACGTTCCACATTGTTCTGATCACCTCTTGGTTTGCGGGCTTGTTTTATCTCCCAAGAATCTATGTGAATTTGGCTGATGAGAAAAATCCTGAGGCCTATGCTCGCCTTTTAGGAATGGCTGATCGTCTTTACCGATTCATGACTATATTAGCGATACCAGCAGTCTTGTTGGGGTTAGCACTTTGGCTTATTTTTGGAATTGGCGCTGGCGATATATGGATGCATACCAAATTATTTTTTGTAATTTTGGTGATTGGTTATCACCATGCTTGTTTTAGCCTGCTCAAGAAATTTCGCGCTGGCATCAACACCAAGTCAGGCGTGTGGTATCGCTGGTTTAACGAAGTTCCTGTGATCTTATTGTTGGTGATCGTGGCTTTGGTAATTTTTAAGCCCTAAGCACTAAATCATTACTCTGAATTTCGTAATTTCCTTTTTTAATTTAAGACTGTTAGCCCCATGAGATTTTTTGTTGTTTGCCCAGGCGGTTTAGAAGTGCCGCTAGCACAGGAGCTTGCAGAAATTGCTCAGCGGCCAGATTCAAAGGCATTGGGTACGTGGGTAATTGACCCAACTCCAAGCAGCCCAACTGGTGGGATTGGTCTGGCAGGCCCACTTTCCGCGGCAATGGCGTTAAATCTCCATTCCAGAATTGCGAGTCGTGTGTTGTTGCAAATGGCACAGGCACCCTATAGACAAGAAGATGATCTCTATAAATTAGCCAGTGGTCTGGCCTGGGAGGATTGGTTTACCTCAAAGCAGACTTTGCGGGTAGACGTAACTGCGCATCGTTCGCCATTAAAAAGTCTAAATTTCGCAACCCTCAAAATTAAAGATGCGATTGTTGATCGATTGCGTGATGTTACTGGTGACCGTCCGAGTATTGATACTGCAT
Coding sequences within:
- the holA gene encoding DNA polymerase III subunit delta, with the protein product MVKVDALQVHLKSLSSGGAMLPLYVFSGDEPLLMMEAMDQLRIAAKKLGFTEREVMLQERGFDWSALMSAGQTMSLFGDKRWVELRIPTGKPGRDGADALKQFAAQIESQVSAADGPDTVVCIVLPRLDSKTKTSAWFSALDDVGMAIQIDSLDRSHLPRWIASRLRLQNQEVEGGPEGQRALEFIADQVEGNLIAAHQEILKLGLLYPTGVLTEEQIRSSILKVARYNVFELTEAMLAGDLPRLNRMLDGLKGEGEPLVLILWSVTEELRLLSKLKVASDAGESVQQLIRVNRIWGNKERLYPAALRRVQPLKLRRAMQVAAGLDRQVKGLSAPELPADPWDGLRLVGNLLR
- a CDS encoding CopD family protein, which gives rise to MMNAYLWVKTFHIVLITSWFAGLFYLPRIYVNLADEKNPEAYARLLGMADRLYRFMTILAIPAVLLGLALWLIFGIGAGDIWMHTKLFFVILVIGYHHACFSLLKKFRAGINTKSGVWYRWFNEVPVILLLVIVALVIFKP
- a CDS encoding glutamate-5-semialdehyde dehydrogenase; translation: MGTEIQELMQDIGKRARSASRAMTRASSEHKNQALLHIAKLVRQKAGEIQRVNQVDVDRAKANGQDAAFVDRLTMTSKTIEKMALGLEQIVSLEDPIGKMTALKKQASGIELGQMRVPLGVIGIIYESRPNVTIDAAALCLKSGNAVILRGGSEAIDSNTLLAQIIQEGLAAAGLPKDAVQVVTTIDRAAVGEMITMTQYIDVIVPRGGKSLIARLMAEARVPMIKHLDGICHTYIDADADVAMAVKVCDNAKTQRYAPCNAMETLLVNKNIAAKVLPDLCKIYQDKGVELRVDALTRSTLEASGFKNLVDASEEDWETEYLAPILSIRTVADIDEAMNHIERYGSKHTDAIITTNKANADRFLREVDSASVMVNASTRFADGFEYGLGAEIGISNDKLHARGPVGLDGLTSLKYVVLGHGEIRT